The sequence below is a genomic window from Nitrospirota bacterium.
ATCGTCGAGAGCGGGTTCAACCTGAATGCCTATTCGAGCGCCCGGGCGGTCGGCCCGTGGCAGTTCATTGCCGCGACCGCGAAGCGCTACGGACTGGTGATCGACTGGTGGCGCGACGAGCGAAAAGACCCGGTCAAATCCACCAGGGCCGCTGCAGACTACCTCAAGGACCTCTACAAGATGTTCGGCTCCTGGAATCTCGCCCTCGCCGCGTACAATGCCGGCGAGGGGAGGATCATGCGGGCTCTTAAAAAGACCGACACCGGCGACTACTGGTCGCTCATCGATACGAAGCAGCTCGCTGCCGAGACAAGGGAGTATGTGCCCCGCTATATCGCGGCGACGATGATCGCCCATACGCCGGAGGAGTATGGATTCGAAAACCTGGAATACCATGAGCCTCTCGAATATGACGAGGTGACCATACACGCGCCCCTCGATGTCGATATTATCGCGCGATGCGCTGAATGCACGGTGAAAGAGATACGGGAGTTGAATCCCGAGCTGAGAAGGTGGAGCACGCCTCCCAATGTCCCGCAGTACACGATCCGCATCCCGGCGGGAAGCAAAGAGGCTTTTCAGAAGAGCCTCGCCTCGATCCCCAAGGAGGAGCGGTTTACGGTCGACACCTATATCGCCAGGAAAGGCGATTCGGTCAGGAAGATCGCCCAGAGGACGGGAACGCCGGTAAGCGCGATCCTCGCCCTGAACTCGCTGTCGGGCATCGAGCGGATCAGCGCAGGAGAGGTGATAAAGCTTCCGCCGCAGGAGAAGTTTTCCGCTGACCTCGATGACCGGAACGATATGCGCAGCCTGGCGAAGAAGGCGGTGTACAAGAAGCGGGTGGCGGATAAAGAGGAGAAGAAGCGCATCGGCAAACGGGGGAAGAAGAGCACGCAGAAGGCCGAGGTGAGGACGAAGAGCAAGAAGGCGAAGAGCGCCGGCATTGCCAAGAAAAAGACCTCAACCGCCAAGAGCGCCGGAACCGCAAAAGTGAAGAGCAAGGCGAAGAAGAGTAAAGTAAAAACAAAGAGGGCCTGAGCACACGGCCCTCTCCCCTGTTGTCCCTCCAGCAGCATCCCTTCTCCAAAGTGCCTGCCCCTGCTGCTCCGGTTGCGATCAATAGCCGTAGTCGCCGGTCTCGATACTCACGAGCCTTCCGTTCTCGAAGGTCAGGTAGCGGATGAAGGACGTCGGCCCCAGGTTGTAGGTCCACTCCTCGATCTCGACGAACACCTCGACAAAGAGGGGCTCCCGGTACTTCTCTCGTTCCCTCTGTCTTTCGTACCCCCGGGGCGGGAAGAGGTCCCGGTAAAAGTCGCGCGCGATCCTCTTCTCGTAGCGCACCTCCTTATCGGCAGGCTCCCCGCATTTGGCGCGGACCGAGGCCCTCGTCTCGCCGATCGTCACGATCCGCGAGCCGCACCGGAGGGAGTCGAGGGCAAAAGAGGCGGTGTGGAGCACCAAAAGAGAAAGCAAGGTTATCGCATATATCCATAGGTTCTTCATAGCACGATCCCCAAAGCAGCCGGCAAACGCAGTACCGGGAGAGGCAACGATTCCCCTCCCCTGCAGATGTCCTTATCTCTACTATACCAAATAGCGGTGAACCTGCTGTGAAAGGGGGGTGAAGGATTGTGAATTCAAGCGCATCGAGCGGTATGATGAGCGGGAGAAGCGCTTTCGGTCAACAAAAAAGGGGCTCCGGAGCAGCCCCTTTTCTCATTCTCTATCGGCTCTACGGCAGCTGTTCCGGTCAGCTTCCGAGGCGGGCCTTCGCTTCGCTCACCGCTGCCGAGCGGGGAAACTTGTTGACGAGCTCCTGGTATTTCGCCTTCGCCTCTTCGGTCTTTCCCATCGACTCGAGGATTTTGCCGCT
It includes:
- a CDS encoding transglycosylase SLT domain-containing protein, giving the protein MKRYSGSIGITFLVMLFLFMSAFSTADAVRGLLWAAEPEPLMTGEEPEREQAISVAASVVVEHSAEEVISVPPPEAAAGQATHSAPNDGGQNEAPSSAKPKNSADKKSSTKVTGAPLQSQAQAQVQAQAQVKAGQAAPGVVEGDKQVSAAAPAEKQGPAAPPLIDTSHMTNETAMKAVERNITLFKDRLKERFSVWLERSARYVEIMKDVLREKNLPEELVFLPIVESGFNLNAYSSARAVGPWQFIAATAKRYGLVIDWWRDERKDPVKSTRAAADYLKDLYKMFGSWNLALAAYNAGEGRIMRALKKTDTGDYWSLIDTKQLAAETREYVPRYIAATMIAHTPEEYGFENLEYHEPLEYDEVTIHAPLDVDIIARCAECTVKEIRELNPELRRWSTPPNVPQYTIRIPAGSKEAFQKSLASIPKEERFTVDTYIARKGDSVRKIAQRTGTPVSAILALNSLSGIERISAGEVIKLPPQEKFSADLDDRNDMRSLAKKAVYKKRVADKEEKKRIGKRGKKSTQKAEVRTKSKKAKSAGIAKKKTSTAKSAGTAKVKSKAKKSKVKTKRA
- a CDS encoding DUF2845 domain-containing protein, with the translated sequence MKNLWIYAITLLSLLVLHTASFALDSLRCGSRIVTIGETRASVRAKCGEPADKEVRYEKRIARDFYRDLFPPRGYERQREREKYREPLFVEVFVEIEEWTYNLGPTSFIRYLTFENGRLVSIETGDYGY